The proteins below come from a single uncultured Dethiosulfovibrio sp. genomic window:
- a CDS encoding Rne/Rng family ribonuclease yields the protein MSSEDKDVRILANTLDPEEMRVAIVENERLRELFIERMWERQKSGEIYKARVESVLPGMNASFVNLGDGRNAFLYLNDARGHELKPGGDIVVQVTKTARKNKGARVTTRLSLPGRYLVLVPGSQDVGVSKRIDRDEERSRLRSIAKELSKRESVGVIVRTAAEGAELDVLESDFSALLDLWKDIEKNSAKQSSPCLIYRDLGLTGRVLRDEFSERVFEIVTDNEEERSRVEEWLERYSGGIDCPVSVHRGNVPIFELYGLEKEIESALDQKVWLKSGAYLVIEQTEALTVVDVNTGKFVGHSDLRNTVFQTNLEAAEEIAWQLKLRAIGGIVVVDFIDMDYQEDRKVLVQRMEELFANDRCRTKVFGVTHLGLVEITRKRARADIRSILTRSCPFCGTPSRVLKEDSVAIIVKKFVRKICNSSRSESLMLELNSRMGEYLSETYLSQWEELFERTIALRCSDSMGWDKFRLDFQGDVEALERRVCQLQKEGFVVYSTN from the coding sequence TTGTCCTCAGAGGATAAAGACGTAAGGATACTGGCGAACACCCTCGATCCTGAGGAAATGAGGGTGGCGATAGTTGAAAATGAAAGGCTCAGAGAGCTTTTCATCGAGAGAATGTGGGAACGTCAAAAGAGCGGGGAGATATACAAAGCCCGTGTAGAAAGCGTTCTACCTGGGATGAACGCCTCTTTTGTAAACTTAGGTGATGGAAGAAACGCTTTTTTATACCTCAACGATGCCCGTGGACACGAGCTAAAACCTGGAGGAGATATCGTCGTTCAGGTCACCAAAACCGCCAGAAAAAACAAAGGGGCCAGGGTAACCACCAGGCTCTCCCTGCCTGGAAGATATCTGGTATTGGTCCCAGGGTCCCAGGACGTAGGGGTGTCGAAGAGAATCGATAGAGACGAGGAGAGATCGAGGCTAAGGTCCATAGCCAAAGAGCTATCCAAAAGGGAATCGGTGGGAGTTATCGTCAGGACCGCGGCTGAAGGGGCGGAACTGGACGTGCTGGAGTCCGACTTTTCCGCACTTCTCGACCTCTGGAAGGATATAGAGAAAAACTCGGCCAAACAGTCCTCTCCCTGTCTCATATACAGGGACCTTGGCCTTACCGGCAGGGTTCTGAGGGACGAATTTAGCGAGAGGGTCTTTGAAATTGTCACCGATAACGAAGAGGAACGGTCAAGGGTGGAAGAATGGCTTGAGCGGTACTCCGGAGGGATCGACTGCCCTGTCTCCGTTCACCGAGGAAATGTCCCTATCTTTGAGCTCTACGGCCTAGAAAAAGAGATAGAGTCCGCTCTGGATCAGAAGGTATGGCTAAAGTCAGGAGCCTATCTTGTGATAGAACAGACCGAGGCTCTGACGGTGGTGGACGTAAACACCGGAAAATTTGTTGGTCACTCCGATCTAAGAAATACCGTCTTTCAGACAAACCTGGAGGCGGCGGAGGAGATAGCCTGGCAACTGAAGCTCAGAGCGATCGGAGGAATAGTTGTCGTCGATTTTATAGATATGGATTATCAGGAAGATCGAAAGGTTCTTGTTCAGAGAATGGAGGAGCTTTTCGCCAACGACCGTTGCAGGACAAAGGTTTTCGGCGTCACCCATCTCGGCTTGGTGGAGATAACCAGAAAAAGGGCCAGGGCGGACATCCGGTCTATCCTAACCAGGAGCTGCCCATTCTGCGGAACCCCTTCAAGGGTTCTCAAAGAGGACTCTGTAGCGATTATCGTAAAGAAATTTGTGAGAAAGATATGTAATTCCAGCAGGTCCGAATCCCTTATGCTGGAGCTTAACTCCCGGATGGGGGAGTATCTTTCGGAGACCTACCTTTCCCAGTGGGAGGAGTTATTTGAGAGAACTATCGCTCTAAGGTGCTCCGATAGCATGGGATGGGACAAATTCAGGCTGGATTTCCAGGGAGACGTAGAGGCACTGGAGAGAAGGGTATGTCAGCTCCAGAAGGAGGGATTCGTTGTTTATAGCACGAATTAA
- the smc gene encoding chromosome segregation protein SMC, producing the protein MFIARIKLKNFKSFGGSHDLPLSPGFTAIVGPNGSGKSNILDGLRWGLGDSNGSRLRITRQSDLLFQGTAIQKPAKAAEVLLEFSDGEGKTSVKRKFSEDAGALTYVDGIKCRIQDLQETKHRYHLDGDRFAFIGQGDVTDAISQRPMERRNQLEELFGINIYRKKRDEALSKVSSAEQELARLYSLVAELETRRRQIASAVEIARKAVALEKDLSETRGRWYHLRRRALEENLEELKRKVSYSRRDSQNRLSWKIVWEQNLSKVKSGAKEIELRKSVSKQELAEAEKELEDLRRRVFEIETSLRLEEERLGTTEESARSLSSTVEDLEKKVKKYSTEDKDISSQVSKIAGEIEALETRHRALLEEKEAKEQDRLECLQRQGEIKSYLERARATEKALGSTESERLPLIEKMDNDLKVAEAEIGKINLEEVKIQKMLNQATKERKDADDKCKALGTRLQPLRKEIYRKESEIDRLNSSSSEEGYPRPVVHLLAAADLGKLTFRPTPVVEAFQCPGNLAVAVEAALGGRQFWLLAQSLSDAQDGIEELKRAKAGRTTYLTLDRARPRRPKDGVVLPDKGVVGWAIDLVSVQDIWRPALEHLIGDLLIVESYGVGASLVAGGYSMPIVTLEGEVFSPGGTVSGGGNRRPGGVIQARAQQRELDESLKTLKKELLSLESSLKKWEQEEASKATAVQALSLDLQRVQAQKAHWERSLSDSERDKKFFLAENKAIEGKKESLLKEIKSHEEALAKEEERLLSISIPEDVEIDALLSSLRPDLVIWNERAKGSIERLEGATKDLEKAKNDFSSCTVNLLNLKNRRDSQCEALKKLNDQVTIAEEVKKIKLSELAEAEKGNSKIEKSLDICSRRFALACDRLDEGEKTVAWIEQKLEREKSRLDDIISSWESKYPYPGPSLDYPRSSEEEERRLKHLESSLAQIGDFDRGAISEDSSLSERIGYYGEQTQDVSSGIDELRALVEETDRQAGSLFGDALDKIDLRFNGLFQRLFGGGEAHLKIQGEGGLWDSGVEIIARPPGKVSAYLAQLSGGEQTLTALSLLFASMEVAQVPLAVLDEVDAALDEVNLGRFADIVADYSSSLQIIAMTHRRQTMERADVMYGVTMSEPGLSQVVGVKLEDWK; encoded by the coding sequence TTGTTTATAGCACGAATTAAACTTAAAAACTTTAAAAGCTTTGGAGGATCTCACGATCTACCTCTTTCTCCAGGGTTTACCGCCATCGTTGGCCCTAACGGAAGCGGCAAAAGCAATATTCTGGATGGTCTTAGATGGGGATTGGGAGACAGCAACGGGTCCAGGCTCAGGATAACCAGGCAATCGGACCTGCTGTTTCAGGGGACCGCCATTCAAAAACCAGCTAAGGCGGCGGAGGTCCTGCTCGAGTTTTCCGATGGAGAGGGAAAAACCTCGGTGAAAAGGAAATTCTCCGAGGATGCCGGTGCCCTTACCTACGTCGATGGGATAAAATGCAGGATTCAGGATCTCCAGGAGACAAAACATCGGTATCATCTGGACGGAGATAGATTTGCCTTTATAGGCCAGGGAGACGTTACCGATGCCATCAGCCAGAGACCTATGGAGCGTCGCAACCAGCTGGAGGAGCTATTCGGTATAAACATATACCGAAAAAAAAGGGACGAAGCTCTGTCGAAAGTCAGCTCTGCGGAGCAGGAATTGGCCCGTCTTTACTCCCTCGTGGCGGAACTGGAGACTCGCCGCCGCCAGATAGCCTCGGCGGTGGAGATCGCCAGGAAGGCTGTCGCACTGGAAAAAGACCTGTCTGAGACCAGAGGGCGATGGTATCACCTCCGTCGTAGAGCTTTGGAGGAAAACCTGGAGGAACTGAAGAGAAAGGTATCATACTCTCGTCGCGATTCACAGAATAGGTTAAGCTGGAAGATCGTCTGGGAGCAAAACCTATCGAAGGTAAAAAGCGGAGCTAAAGAGATAGAGCTCCGTAAATCCGTATCAAAGCAGGAGCTGGCGGAAGCGGAAAAAGAGCTGGAGGACCTGAGAAGACGGGTTTTCGAGATAGAGACTTCTTTGAGGCTAGAGGAGGAGCGCCTTGGAACCACCGAAGAGTCGGCTAGGTCTCTCTCCTCCACGGTAGAGGATCTTGAAAAAAAGGTAAAAAAATACTCTACAGAGGACAAAGACATATCCTCTCAGGTAAGCAAGATAGCTGGAGAGATCGAGGCACTGGAGACCCGCCACCGGGCCTTGCTTGAGGAAAAAGAGGCGAAAGAGCAGGACAGGCTCGAGTGTCTCCAGCGCCAGGGGGAGATAAAGTCTTATCTCGAAAGAGCCAGGGCAACTGAAAAAGCCCTAGGATCCACCGAATCTGAGAGGCTTCCTCTTATCGAGAAAATGGATAATGATTTGAAAGTCGCTGAGGCTGAGATAGGCAAGATTAATCTTGAAGAAGTTAAGATTCAAAAGATGCTAAATCAAGCGACCAAAGAGCGTAAAGACGCTGACGATAAGTGTAAAGCCCTAGGTACCAGACTACAGCCTCTGAGGAAGGAGATCTACCGTAAAGAATCGGAGATAGATAGGCTTAACTCCTCTTCCTCCGAGGAAGGCTACCCCAGGCCTGTGGTCCATCTTCTAGCCGCTGCGGATCTAGGCAAGCTGACCTTTAGACCTACCCCTGTGGTCGAGGCGTTCCAGTGTCCTGGCAATCTAGCGGTCGCGGTCGAAGCTGCCCTAGGAGGCCGACAGTTCTGGTTGCTGGCTCAGTCCCTCTCCGACGCTCAGGACGGCATAGAGGAGCTAAAAAGGGCCAAAGCCGGAAGGACAACCTACCTCACTTTAGATAGAGCCAGGCCGAGAAGGCCCAAAGATGGGGTCGTCCTGCCGGATAAAGGGGTCGTCGGTTGGGCCATCGATCTAGTTTCGGTTCAGGATATCTGGAGGCCAGCCCTTGAGCACCTGATAGGCGATCTCCTAATCGTAGAGAGCTACGGAGTGGGAGCCTCTCTGGTCGCAGGAGGATACTCTATGCCTATCGTTACCCTTGAGGGAGAGGTTTTTTCCCCCGGTGGAACCGTCAGTGGAGGGGGCAACCGCAGACCTGGTGGGGTGATACAGGCCAGAGCTCAGCAGAGGGAGCTCGATGAATCCCTCAAAACTCTGAAAAAAGAGCTTTTATCCCTGGAAAGCTCTCTGAAAAAATGGGAGCAGGAAGAGGCCTCTAAGGCAACTGCTGTCCAGGCCCTCTCCCTGGACCTTCAGAGGGTTCAGGCCCAAAAAGCCCACTGGGAGAGGTCTCTCTCCGATAGTGAGAGGGACAAAAAGTTCTTTTTGGCTGAAAACAAAGCTATAGAGGGGAAAAAAGAGTCTCTCTTAAAGGAGATAAAGTCTCACGAAGAGGCGTTGGCAAAGGAGGAAGAGAGGCTTCTCTCTATCTCTATTCCTGAAGACGTAGAGATAGATGCCCTTTTATCCAGCCTTAGACCGGATCTCGTCATCTGGAACGAGAGGGCTAAAGGATCTATAGAACGTCTTGAAGGGGCTACCAAAGACCTGGAAAAGGCGAAAAACGATTTTTCCTCCTGCACCGTCAATCTTTTAAATTTAAAAAATCGAAGGGATAGTCAGTGTGAGGCTTTAAAAAAACTAAACGATCAGGTCACCATCGCCGAAGAGGTAAAAAAAATCAAGCTATCCGAGCTGGCGGAGGCGGAAAAGGGAAACAGCAAAATAGAAAAATCCCTGGATATATGCTCTCGTCGATTTGCCTTGGCCTGCGACAGGCTCGACGAAGGAGAGAAAACCGTCGCCTGGATCGAACAAAAGCTGGAGAGGGAAAAATCCCGTCTAGACGATATAATCTCCTCCTGGGAGAGCAAATACCCCTATCCTGGACCTTCTCTCGATTATCCAAGGTCCTCGGAGGAGGAGGAGAGAAGGCTCAAACACCTTGAGAGCTCCCTTGCCCAGATAGGCGATTTCGACAGAGGGGCTATCTCCGAGGATTCCTCTTTGTCCGAAAGGATAGGCTACTACGGCGAACAGACCCAGGACGTATCGTCGGGAATAGACGAACTTCGAGCTTTGGTAGAGGAAACCGATCGGCAGGCAGGCAGCCTTTTCGGAGATGCTCTGGATAAAATAGACTTAAGGTTTAACGGCCTGTTCCAGAGGCTATTTGGTGGAGGGGAGGCTCACCTGAAGATACAGGGCGAAGGAGGGCTATGGGACTCAGGTGTGGAAATTATAGCCAGGCCTCCTGGAAAGGTCTCCGCTTACCTCGCTCAGCTTTCCGGAGGAGAGCAGACCCTGACCGCCCTATCGCTGCTCTTTGCCTCTATGGAGGTGGCCCAGGTGCCTCTTGCGGTCCTGGACGAGGTCGACGCCGCCCTGGACGAGGTTAACCTAGGCAGGTTTGCGGATATAGTGGCCGATTACTCCTCCTCTTTGCAGATAATAGCCATGACCCACCGTAGGCAGACCATGGAAAGGGCGGACGTCATGTACGGAGTCACCATGTCCGAGCCGGGATTATCCCAGGTAGTAGGCGTAAAGCTGGAGGACTGGAAATGA